A stretch of Prunus dulcis chromosome 6, ALMONDv2, whole genome shotgun sequence DNA encodes these proteins:
- the LOC117633257 gene encoding GATA transcription factor 10 isoform X2, with protein sequence MASSMPTDDNFNIESFLPDELKALDFPMEDIEECVEDEDWYAQFQNLEPPSFEDLFCPRVLDGNDDMKPKNLSTSYGQTSQRNQLPRTAANTTRGISSIRSEDLESIGSCAAQFEPKFEKRTRSKLSRSKRSSPAIFNTQFFPSTSSNSSASENLYHWDASESDLEGSLTEGMSNAAKRKQKKKRNLSQLSSAEMRKLSTEEPGESRETKRCMHCAVTKTPQWREGPLGPKTLCNACGVRYRSGRLFPEYRPAASPTFVASVHSNSHKKVIELRNKGCQGATMGILSSAQ encoded by the exons ATGGCTAGTTCTATGCCCACTGATGATAATTTCAATATCGAGAGCTTCCTCCCTGACGAACTCAAGGCCCTTGATTTCCCCATGGAAGACATTGAAGAGTGTGTTGAAGACGAAGATTGGTATGCACAATTCCAAAACCTCGAACCGCCTTCCTTTGAAGATTTGTTTTGTCCAAGAGTTTTGGATGGTAATGACGACATGAAACCTAAGAACCTCTCCACTTCG TATGGACAAACTTCTCAGCGAAATCAATTACCAAGGACTGCTGCTAATACTACCCGAGGCATAAGCAGTATTCGCAGCGAGGACCTTGAAAGTATTGGCTCTTGTGCTGCTCAATTTGAGCCCAAGTTCGAAAAGCGTACCCGAAGCAAGCTTTCACGAAGCAAGCGTTCCAGCCCTGCTATTTTCAATACTCAGTTCTTCCCCAGCACCTCATCCAACTCCTCCGCCTCTGAAAATTTATATCATTGGGATGCATCTGAATCAGACTTAGAAGGCTCTCTCACTGAGGGGATGTCGAATGctgccaaaagaaaacaaaagaagaaaaggaatcTATCGCAGCTCTCAAGTGCAGAGATGAGAAAGCTCTCCACGGAGGAACCAGGTGAGAGTCGGGAGACTAAAAGATGCATGCACTGTGCAGTGACGAAGACCCCTCAGTGGAGGGAAGGGCCACTAGGACCAAAGACCCTCTGCAATGCATGCGGGGTTCGTTATAGGTCTGGCCGTCTCTTTCCGGAGTACCGCCCTGCTGCAAGTCCTACATTCGTTGCGTCGGTCCATTCCAACTCCCACAAGAAGGTTATAGAGTTGAGAAACAAGGGTTGCCAGGGGGCTACTATGGGAATTTTATCCTCGGCCCAGTAG
- the LOC117633257 gene encoding GATA transcription factor 10 isoform X1, whose product MTAVSADVTKLTKRENISAMASSMPTDDNFNIESFLPDELKALDFPMEDIEECVEDEDWYAQFQNLEPPSFEDLFCPRVLDGNDDMKPKNLSTSYGQTSQRNQLPRTAANTTRGISSIRSEDLESIGSCAAQFEPKFEKRTRSKLSRSKRSSPAIFNTQFFPSTSSNSSASENLYHWDASESDLEGSLTEGMSNAAKRKQKKKRNLSQLSSAEMRKLSTEEPGESRETKRCMHCAVTKTPQWREGPLGPKTLCNACGVRYRSGRLFPEYRPAASPTFVASVHSNSHKKVIELRNKGCQGATMGILSSAQ is encoded by the exons ATGACGGCGGTCTCTGCTGACGTCACCAAGCTAACGAAGCGTGAG AATATTAGTGCCATGGCTAGTTCTATGCCCACTGATGATAATTTCAATATCGAGAGCTTCCTCCCTGACGAACTCAAGGCCCTTGATTTCCCCATGGAAGACATTGAAGAGTGTGTTGAAGACGAAGATTGGTATGCACAATTCCAAAACCTCGAACCGCCTTCCTTTGAAGATTTGTTTTGTCCAAGAGTTTTGGATGGTAATGACGACATGAAACCTAAGAACCTCTCCACTTCG TATGGACAAACTTCTCAGCGAAATCAATTACCAAGGACTGCTGCTAATACTACCCGAGGCATAAGCAGTATTCGCAGCGAGGACCTTGAAAGTATTGGCTCTTGTGCTGCTCAATTTGAGCCCAAGTTCGAAAAGCGTACCCGAAGCAAGCTTTCACGAAGCAAGCGTTCCAGCCCTGCTATTTTCAATACTCAGTTCTTCCCCAGCACCTCATCCAACTCCTCCGCCTCTGAAAATTTATATCATTGGGATGCATCTGAATCAGACTTAGAAGGCTCTCTCACTGAGGGGATGTCGAATGctgccaaaagaaaacaaaagaagaaaaggaatcTATCGCAGCTCTCAAGTGCAGAGATGAGAAAGCTCTCCACGGAGGAACCAGGTGAGAGTCGGGAGACTAAAAGATGCATGCACTGTGCAGTGACGAAGACCCCTCAGTGGAGGGAAGGGCCACTAGGACCAAAGACCCTCTGCAATGCATGCGGGGTTCGTTATAGGTCTGGCCGTCTCTTTCCGGAGTACCGCCCTGCTGCAAGTCCTACATTCGTTGCGTCGGTCCATTCCAACTCCCACAAGAAGGTTATAGAGTTGAGAAACAAGGGTTGCCAGGGGGCTACTATGGGAATTTTATCCTCGGCCCAGTAG